Part of the Capsicum annuum cultivar UCD-10X-F1 chromosome 12, UCD10Xv1.1, whole genome shotgun sequence genome is shown below.
TGGCTGACCGGCGATTACTAGCGATTCCGGCTTCATGCAGGCGAGTTGCAGCCTGCAATCCGAACTGAGGACGGGTTTTTGGGGTTAGCTCACCCTCGCGGGATCGCGACCCTTTGTCCCGGCCATTGTAGCACGTGTGTCGCCCAGGGCATAAGGGGCATGATGACTTGACGTCATCCTCACCTTCCTCCGGCTTATCACCGGCAGTCTGTTCAGGGTTCCAAACTCAACGATGGCAACTAAACACGAGGGTTGCGCTCGTTGCGGGACTTAACCCAACACCTTACGGCACGAGCTGACGACAGCCATGCACCACCTGTGTCCGCGTTCCCGAAGGCACCCCTCTCTTTCAAGAGGATTCGCGGCATGTCAAGCCCTGGTAAGGTTCTTCGCTTTGCATCGAATTAAACCACATGCTCCACCGCTTGTGCGGGCCCCCGTCAATTCCTTTGAGTTTCATTCTTGCGAACGTACTCCCCAGGCGGGATACTTAACGCGTTAGCTACAGCACTGCACGGGTCGATACGCACAGCGCCTAGTATCCATCGTTTACGGCTAGGACTACTGGGGTATCTAATCCCATTCGCTCCCCTAGCNNNNNNNNNNNNNNNNNNNNNNNNNNNNNNNNNNNNNNNNNNNNNNNNNNNNNNNNNNNNNNNNNNNNNNNNNNNNNNNNNNNNNNNNNNNNNNNNNNNNCCAATCATTCCGGATAACGCTTGCATCCTCTGTATTACCGCGGCTGCTGGCACAGAGTTAGCCGATGCTTATTCCCCAGATACCGTCATTGCTTCTTCTCCGGGAAAAGAAGTTCACGACCCGTGGGCCTTCTACCTCCACGCGGCATTGCTCCGTCAGGCTTTCGCCCATTGCGGAAAATTCCCCACTGCTGCCTCCCGTAGGAGTCTGGGCCGTGTCTCAGTCCCAGTGTGGCTGATCATCCTCTCGGACCAGCTACTGATCATCGCCTTGGTAAGCTATTGCCTCACCAACTAGCTAATCAGACGCGAGCCCCTCCTCGGGCGGATTCCTCCTTTTGCTCCTCAGCCTACGGGGTATTAGCAGCCGTTTCCAGCTGTTGTTCCCCTCCCAAGGGCAGGTTCTTACGCGTTACTCACCCGTCCGCCACTGGAAACACCGTTTCCCGTGTTTCCCGTCCGACTTGCATGTGTTAAGCATGCCGCCAGCGTTCATCCTGAGCCAGGATCGAACTCTCCATGAGATTCATAGTTGCATTACTTATAGCTTCCTTGTTCGTAGACAAAGCGGATTCGGAATTGTCTTTCATTCCAAGGCATAACTTGTATCCATGCGCTTCATATTCGCCCGGAGTTCGCTCCCAGAAATATAGCCATCCCTGCCCCCTCACGTCAATCCCACGAGCCTCTTATCCATTCTCATTGAACGACGGCGGGGGAGCAAATCCAACTAGAAAAACTCACATTGGGCTTAGGGATAATCAGGCTCGAACTGATGACTTCCACCACGTCAAGGTGACACTCTACCGCTGAGTTATATCCCTTCCCCGCCCCATCGAGAAATAGAACTGACTAATCCTAAGTCAAAGGGTCGAGAAACTCAACGCCactattcttgaacaacttggagccGGGCCTTCTTTTCGCACTATTACGGATATGAAAATAATGGTCAAAATCGGATTCAATTGTCAACTGCCCCTATCGGAAATAGGATTAACTACCGATTCCGAAGGAACGAACTGGAGTTACATCTCTTTTCCATTCAAGAGTTCTTATGCGTTTCCACGCCCCTTTGAGACCCCGAAAAATGGACAAATTCCTTTTCTTAGGAACACATACAAGATTCGTCACTACAAAAAGGATAATGGTAACCCTACCATTAACTACttcatttatgaatttcatagtaATAGAAATACATGTCCTACCGAGACAGAATTTGGAACTTGCTATCCTCTTGCCTAGCAGGCAAAGATTTACCTCCGTGGAAAGGATGATTCATTCGGATCGACATGAGAGTCCAACTACATTGCCAGAATCCATGTTGTATATTTGAAAGAGGTTGACCTCCTTGCTTCTCTCATGGTACACTCCTCTTCCCGCCGAGCCCCTTTTCTCCTCGGTCCACAGAGACAAAATGTAGGACTGGTGCCAACAGTTCATCACGGAAGAAAGGACTCACTAAGTCGGGATCACTAACTAATACTAATCTAATATAATAGTCTAATATATCTAATATACTAatatatctaatataatagaaaatactaatataatagaaaagaactGTCTTTTCTGTATACTTTCCCTGGTTCCGTTGCTACCGCGGGCTTTACGCAATCGATCGGATTAGATAGATATCCCTTCAACATAGGTCATCGAAAGGATCTCGGAGACCCACCAAAGTACGAAAGCCAGGATCTTTCAGAAAACGGATTCCTATTCAAAGAGTGCATAACCGCATGGATAAGCTCACACTAACCCGTCAATTTGGGATCCAAATTCGAGATTTTCCTTGGGAGGTATCGGGAAGGATTTGGAATGGAATAATATCGATTCATACAGAAGAAAGGGTTCTCTATTGATTCAAACACTGTACCTATGGGATAGGGATCGAGGAAGGGGAAAACCGAAGATTTCACATGGTACTTTTATCAATCTGATTTATTTCGTACCTTTCGTTCAATGAGAAAATGGGTCAAATTCTACAGGATCAAACCTATGGGACTTAAGGAATGATATaaaaaaaagagagggaaaatattcatattaaataaatatgaagtAGAAGAACCCAGATTCCAAATGAACAAATTCAAACTTGAAAAGGATCTTGAGGTACCTCAAAGGTTATCTTGGCAAAGGGATTGATCAAGAAAGAtcttttgttcttcttatatatAAGATCGTGATTCGATCCGCATATGTTTGGTAAAGAGAATAATCTTATCCTTTGAGAATAATCAAAAATGGACAGTGTTCAATTGGAACATGAAAACGTGACTAAATTGGTCCTAGTTACTCTTCGGGGCGGAGTGGAAGAAGGGGGGGATTCTCGAACGCGGAAAAGGATCCAATGAATTCGAAAGAATTGAACGAGGAGCCGTATGAGGTGAAAATCTCATGTACGGTTCTGTAGAGTGGCAGTAAGGGTGACTTATCTGTCAACTTTTCCACTATCACCCCAAAAAAACCAAACTCTGCCTTACGTAAAGTTGCCAGAGTACGATTAACCTCTGGATTTGAAATCACTGCTTATATACCCGGTATTGGCCATAATTCACAAGAACATTCTGTAGTCTTAGTAAGAGGGGGAAGGGTTAAGGATTTACCCGGTGTGAGATATCACATTGTTCGAGGAACCCTAGATGCTGTCGGAGTAAAGGATCGTCAACAAGGGCGTTCTAGTGCGTTGTAGATTCTTATCCAGGACTTGTATCATTTGATGATGCCATGTGAATCGCTAGAAACATGTGAAGTGTATGGCTAACCCAATAACGAAAGTTTCGTAAGGGGACTGGAGCAGGCTACCATGAGACAAAAGATCTTCTTTCTAAAGAGATTCGATTCGGAACTCTTATATGTccaaggttcaatattgaaataatttCAGAGGTTTTCCCTGACTTTGTCCGTGTCAACAAACAATTCGAAATACCTCGACTTTTTTAGAACAGGTCCGAGTCAAATAGCAATGATTCGAAGCACTTCTTTTTACACTATTTCGGAAACCCAAGGACTCAATCGTATGGATATGTAAAATACAGGATTTCCAATCCTAGCAGGAAAGGGAGGGAAACGGATACTCAATTTAAAGTGAGTAAACAGAATTCCATACTCGATCTCATAGATACATATAGAATTCTGCGGAAAGCCGTATTCGATGAAAGTCGTATGTACGGCTTGGAGGGAGATCTTTCATATCTTTCGAGATCCACCCTACAATATGGGGTAAAAAAGCCAAAATAAGTGATTTTAGCCCTTATAAAAAGAAAACTGATTCTTGAACCCCTTTCACGCTCATGTCACGTCGAGGTACTGCAGAAAAAAAAACAGCAAAATCCGATCCAATTTATCGTAATCGATTAGTTAACATGTTGGTTAACCGTATTCTGAAACATGGAAAAAAATCATTGGCTTATCAAATTATCTATCGAGCCGTGAAAAAGATTCAACAAAAGACAGAAACAAATCCACTATCCGTTTTACGTCAAGCAATACGTGGAGTAACTCCCGATATAACAGTAAAAGCAAGACGTGTAGGTGGATCGACTCATCAAGTTCCCATTGAAATAGGATCCACACAAGGAAAAGCACTTGCCATTCGTTGGTTATTAGCGGCATCCCGAAAACGTCCGGGTCGAAATATGGCTTTCAAATTAAGTTCCGAATTAGTGGATGCTGCCAAAGGGAGTGGCGATGCCATACGCAAAAAGGAAGAGACTCATAAAATGGCAGAGGCAAATAGAGCTTTTGCACATTTTCGTTAATCCATGAACAGGATCTATACATCTCGATCGGAAAAGAatcaagagaaaaagaaagaatcgGAATTGATCGATAGATTTCTCGAAACAAACGAAAAGGAAACGAAANNNNNNNNNNNNNNNNNNNNNNNNNNNNNNNNNNNNNNNNNNNNNNNNNNNNNNNNNNNNNNNNNNNNNNNNNNNNNNNNNNNNNNNNNNNNNNNNNNNNATCGATAGATTTCTCGAAACAAACGAAAAGGAAACGAAAGATGAAACATAAATCATGGATCAACTAAGCCCTCTCGGGGACTTTCTTAAAGAGGAACCTCATGTAAATACCATGGAATAGGGTTTGATCCTATTCATGGAGATTCCGTAACTATTTCAAAAATGGAAAGTTCGACACAATTGGGATTTTTTTTGGAAATTGGAAGCAGTTACTAATTCATGATCTGGCATGTACAGAATGAAAACTTCATTCTCGATTCTACGAGAATTTTTATGAAAGCCTTTCATTTGCTTCTCTTCGATGGAAGTTTTATTTTCCCAGAATGTatcctaatttttggcctaattcttcttctgatgATCGATTCAACCTCTGATCAAAAAGATATACCTTGGTTATATTTCATCTCTTCAACAAGTTTAGTAATGAGCATAACGGCCCTATTGTTCCGATGGAGAGAAGAACCTATGATTAGCTTTTCGGGAAATTTCCAAACGAACAATTTCAACgaaatctttcaatttcttattttactatgtTCAACTCTATGTATTCCTCTATCCGTAGAGTACATTGAATGTACAGAAATGGCTATAACAGAGTTTCTCTTATTCGTATTAACAGCTACTCTAGGGGGAATGTTTTTATGCGGTGCTAACGATTTAATAACTATCTTTGTAGCCCCAGAATGTTTCAGTTTATGCTCCTACCTATTATCTGGATATACCAAGAAAGATGTACGGTCTAATGAGGCTACTATGAAATATTTACTCATGGGTGGGGCAAGCTCTTCTATTCTGGTTCATGGTTTCTCTTGGCTATATGGTTCATCCGGGGGAGAGATTGAGCTTCAAGAAATAGTAAACGGTCTTATCAATACACAAATGTATAACTCCCCAGGAATTTCAATTGCGCTCATATTCATTACCGTAGGAATTGGGTTCAAGCTTTCCCCAGCCCCTTCTCATCAATGGACTCCTGACGTATACGAAGGAGTGCGGTTCGTTCGAGAAATTCCTACCTCTCTATCTATCTCTGAGatgtttggatttttcaaaactcCATGGACATGCAGAAGAGAAATGCTATCCCCACTCGGACCAAGACAGAACTTTTACTTGTTCAAATAACAATTAAGGTGAAGCAGGGTCAGGAACGACGAATCTCTTTATGATAAACAGATCCATTTTGCAAGTTCGTTATTACGGGTAGTTCCTACAAAGGATCGGACTAATGACGTATACAATACTTGAATTCTCGATGTAGATGCTACATAGTTGGTTCTCATCCTTCAGAGACTACGAGTGTAATAAGAGCATCCGTCGACAAAAGGATCACCCTAAGATGATCATCTCGTGGCTATTGAGAACGAATTAAATCAGATGGTTCTATTTCTCAATCTTTCTGACTTGCTCCTACGAAACCAAGGTCGAAAAGATTGCAAAAATCAGTCATTCACAACCACTGATGAAGGATTCCTCGAAAAGTTAAGGATTAGTAATCCTTTTTAGAAATCGAATGGATTCGGTCTTATACATACGCGAGGAAGGtaatcaaaaaagaaagaaaatgggttcttctttcttttatcacTTAGGAGCCGTGTGAGATGAAAGTCTCATGCACGGTTTTGAATGAGAGAAAGAAGTGAGGAATCCTCTTTTCGACTCTGACTCTCCCACTCCAGTCGTTGCTTTTCTTTCTGTTACTTCGAAAGTAGCTGCTTCAGCTTCAGCCACTCGAATTTTCgatattcctttttatttctcatcaaacGAATGGCATCTTCTTCTGGAAATCCTAGCTATTCTTAGCATGATATTGGGAAATCTCATTGCTATTACTCAAACAAGCATGAAACGTATGCTTGCATATTCGTCCATAGGCCAAATCGGATATGTAATTATTGGAATAATTGTTGGAGACTCAAATGATGGATATGCAAGCATGATAACTTATATGCTGTTCTATATCTCCATGAATCTAGGAACTTTTGCTTGCATTGTATTATTTGGTCTACGTACCGGAACTGATAACATTCGAGATTATGCAGGATTATACACAAAAGATCcttttttggctctctctttagcCCTATGTCTCTTATCCCTAGGAGGTCTTCCTCCACTAGCAGGTTTTTTCGGAAAACTCTATTTATTCTGGTGTGGATGGCAGGCAGgcctatatttcttggttttaataGGACTCCTTACAAGCGTTGTTTCTATCtactattatctaaaaataatcaaGTTATTAATGACTGGACGAAACCAAGAAATAACCCCTCACGTGCGAAATTATAGAAGATCCCCTTTAAGATCAAACAATTCCATCGAATTGAGTATGATTGTATGTGTGATAGCATCTACTATACCAGGAATATCAATGAACCCGATTATTGCAATTGCTCAGGATAGCCTTTTTTAGCTTCTAGGGTCTATTTCTTAGTTCAAGATCCCTCTTACTAACTGGAATCAAAGAATTAGTAGATCTGTTCCGCCCAAAATGGGAATGGGCTAGGGTTATGAACTTATAATCTGATGATCGAGTCGATTCCATGATTATAAGTTCATTCCATACCGGACCAGGCCGGAATAGGGTTATatacattctcattatgagaaggGGCCATTCGGGCCTATCTAAATAGATACTATGTTTACATATGGATCCCTACATCGTTACATTCCATTTAGGATTAGGAATACGCGTAATCGGACCTGCTTTTTACATATCTCTATTGGGACCCTATTCACCTCTTTGAGTGAATCGAGAAATAGGTTTGATTGTCCATCTTTTTGATATATATCAGGCATTGCATTCTCCGGATAATTCAAATCGAAGCAATTGGATGTCCAACTCGGGCCTATATGACATGACCGATCAATAGATCCACCTTTGTCATATATTCCATACATCACACTAGATAGATATCATATTCATGGAATACGATTCACTTTCAAGATGCCTTGGTGGTGAAATGGTAGACACGCGAGACTCAAAATCTCGTGCTAAAGAGcgtggaggttcgagtcctcttcAAGGCATAATATTGAGAATGCTCATTGAATGAGCATTCTCAATTGGAATAAATTCGGCAGCGGATCGCGAAATCTTGGTGATCTTCTCTATCTAATGAATGGGGAGTCCGCTTTAAAATCGTCCGCCCTGCACCCACCCCCCGAGTATATGCTTCAACAGGAATCACACAAGGGTAGATTAGAAACCTCTGGTAAAATGCCCGCCCGTAACCCAGCAGATAAAGTACATTACATAGTCCAGGGATTGGCGACTTACCCATTCAGTGACTTTGGCACTGGACGTTCCCAAAATGGGGACTATCGGGTAAATTCAATATAATAGACGCCTGTTGGCATTCCAGCCTTCCTTCTCNNNNNNNNNNNNNNNNNNNNNNNNNNNNNNNNNNNNNNNNNNNNNNNNNNNNNNNNNNNNNNNNNNNNNNNNNNNNNNNNNNNNNNNNNNNNNNNNNNNNACTTCTTGGTCGTGAATATCTGAACTGGTTGTTTGCTGTTCAAGAATTCTTGTTTAGGCAGTTCATACCATCCATACATAGTGTTttgatctaagatttcaattcTTCCGTGTTTCAGCAGTAACATATTCTTCCATGGAGCTAAggtccaaaatatggaagaaacaaGCGTTTCCACGACTCTACCACCCAGTCAATTCTGTTCCACT
Proteins encoded:
- the LOC124889798 gene encoding 30S ribosomal protein S7, chloroplastic, encoding MSRRGTAEKKTAKSDPIYRNRLVNMLVNRILKHGKKSLAYQIIYRAVKKIQQKTETNPLSVLRQAIRGVTPDITVKARRVGGSTHQVPIEIGSTQGKALAIRWLLAASRKRPGRNMAFKLSSELVDAAKGSGDAIRKKEETHKMAEANRAFAHFR
- the LOC124889797 gene encoding NAD(P)H-quinone oxidoreductase subunit 2 A, chloroplastic, which codes for MIWHVQNENFILDSTRIFMKAFHLLLFDGSFIFPECILIFGLILLLMIDSTSDQKDIPWLYFISSTSLVMSITALLFRWREEPMISFSGNFQTNNFNEIFQFLILLCSTLCIPLSVEYIECTEMAITEFLLFVLTATLGGMFLCGANDLITIFVAPECFSLCSYLLSGYTKKDVRSNEATMKYLLMGGASSSILVHGFSWLYGSSGGEIELQEIVNGLINTQMYNSPGISIALIFITVGIGFKLSPAPSHQWTPDVYEGSPTPVVAFLSVTSKVAASASATRIFDIPFYFSSNEWHLLLEILAILSMILGNLIAITQTSMKRMLAYSSIGQIGYVIIGIIVGDSNDGYASMITYMLFYISMNLGTFACIVLFGLRTGTDNIRDYAGLYTKDPFLALSLALCLLSLGGLPPLAGFFGKLYLFWCGWQAGLYFLVLIGLLTSVVSIYYYLKIIKLLMTGRNQEITPHVRNYRRSPLRSNNSIELSMIVCVIASTIPGISMNPIIAIAQDSLF